A stretch of Paludisphaera borealis DNA encodes these proteins:
- a CDS encoding cytochrome P450, translating into MRIMCIMTIDSTSDRIVQAALRVFALSGVQKSSLDDVAAAAGVTRVTIYRRFDGKPGLIQAVCDLVLGPFERSARAGQDLVMTGFEAWIAGFIGDLRALPVDNFLPCLDEIHRAFPTIYEGFRLRREAAIDGMFESALRVARDAGRLRPGLHPVVVRAVFRSSVIGLGENPQLVAADLPGADVAATVIGVFLNGVLVPATSGGVKPMSEPRRAIPQPTIYPVVRNLPAIDQDAPIQSMMRLADEFGPFYRLSFPGQELLVASSHALVDELCDPSRFDKKVHEPLRQLRDLVDDGLFTAETSDPNWGAAHRILMPAFAPGALHDQFDGMADVADQMLLKWERYGPAQRIDVADEMTRLTLDTIALCGFGYRFNSFYRDGMHPFVGAMVRGLAEAGGRSRRVPLQTRLMLRTRRQYAEDLRLMRQVADELIAERKKQPRPEARDLLNRMLLAADPATGERLSEENIRNQMVTFLIAGHETTSGLLTFALYELLRNPEFLERARSEVDAVLGGDAPRVEHLARLGYLDQVLKETLRLWPTAPAFAVQPEQGDAAVGGYPVRSGETVLVLLPTLHRDPAVWGADADRFDPDRMAPEAFDKLPPNAWKPFGTGQRACIGRGFAMQEATLVLASVLQRFDLAPADPDYQLRIKETLTLKPDGFFIRARRRDRAVARRTSSTPGGRSVAVEPSPSGPAGGRPLRVLFGSNSGSSEAFAQRIATDARARGYAASLGPLDSAAGGLGTDGPVVIVTASYEGQPPENARRFVQWLEGAPAGACTGVRYAVFGCGNRDWARTYQAVPKKIDELIERAGGTRLVPRGEADGRGDFFGDFDRWYASFWGRLDGRPGPAVDRVDPSPALELEFVPGVRDSLLRQNHLQLGVVVENRELVDPSTSAGRSKRHVEIALPEGASYRAGDYLAVLPRNPTENVDRALRRFGLPYDAQVVIHPGDGVQTFLPTDAPVMAGEVLASYVELGHPATRLQIERLAAATPCPPEKRQLESWAADEGAYAAEVRDKRVSVLDLMERFASCDLSFAGFLQMLPPLKPRQYSISSSPLWSPDHCSLTFGVVSGPAWSGRGVHHGVASTYLADARPGAKIAVAVRPSHPGFHLPDSPAVPILMIAAGTGVAPFRGFVQELALRSASSTAATPAVLYFGCSHPDVDYLYRDEFAAWEQDGVVRLRPAFSRAPVGGVKYVQDRLWEERREVMDLIEKGGKVYVCGDGRRMAPEVRATLGRIYRELAGAEADRAEEWLADLEATIRYVVDVFA; encoded by the coding sequence ATGCGTATCATGTGTATCATGACTATCGACTCCACTTCAGATCGGATCGTCCAGGCTGCATTGCGGGTCTTCGCGCTCTCGGGGGTGCAGAAGTCGAGCCTGGACGACGTGGCCGCCGCCGCGGGCGTCACGCGGGTCACGATTTACCGTCGGTTCGACGGCAAGCCGGGCCTGATCCAGGCGGTGTGCGACCTCGTGCTCGGCCCGTTCGAGCGGTCGGCGCGGGCCGGCCAGGACCTCGTCATGACCGGATTCGAAGCGTGGATCGCCGGATTCATCGGCGACCTCCGCGCCCTCCCGGTCGACAATTTCCTTCCCTGTCTGGACGAGATCCACCGGGCCTTCCCCACGATCTACGAGGGCTTCCGTCTTCGACGCGAGGCCGCGATCGACGGGATGTTCGAGTCCGCCCTGCGGGTGGCCCGGGACGCGGGCCGACTTCGGCCGGGGCTCCATCCGGTGGTCGTCCGGGCGGTTTTCCGATCGTCGGTGATCGGGCTCGGCGAGAATCCTCAACTGGTCGCCGCCGACCTCCCCGGGGCCGACGTCGCCGCCACGGTGATCGGCGTTTTCCTGAACGGGGTCCTGGTCCCGGCCACGTCCGGAGGAGTCAAGCCGATGTCCGAGCCGAGGAGGGCGATTCCCCAGCCCACGATCTACCCTGTCGTTCGCAATCTGCCGGCGATCGATCAGGACGCGCCGATCCAGTCGATGATGCGGCTGGCCGACGAGTTCGGGCCGTTCTACCGCTTGTCCTTCCCGGGCCAGGAGTTGCTGGTCGCCAGCTCTCATGCGCTTGTGGACGAGCTGTGCGACCCGTCGCGGTTCGACAAGAAGGTTCACGAGCCGCTGCGGCAGCTTCGCGACCTGGTCGACGACGGCTTGTTCACCGCCGAGACGAGCGATCCCAACTGGGGCGCCGCGCATCGGATCTTGATGCCCGCCTTTGCGCCGGGCGCTCTCCACGACCAGTTCGACGGCATGGCCGACGTCGCCGACCAGATGCTTTTGAAGTGGGAGCGGTACGGCCCCGCGCAGCGGATCGACGTCGCCGACGAGATGACCCGGCTGACGCTCGACACGATCGCCCTGTGCGGGTTCGGCTATCGGTTCAACAGCTTTTATCGCGATGGGATGCACCCGTTCGTGGGGGCGATGGTCCGCGGCCTGGCGGAGGCTGGCGGTCGGTCCAGGCGGGTTCCGCTGCAAACCCGACTGATGCTCCGCACGCGAAGGCAGTACGCCGAGGATCTGCGGCTGATGCGGCAGGTCGCCGACGAGCTGATCGCCGAGCGGAAGAAGCAGCCTCGGCCGGAGGCCCGCGACCTCCTGAACCGGATGCTCCTGGCCGCCGACCCGGCGACGGGCGAACGGCTGAGCGAAGAGAACATCCGCAACCAGATGGTGACGTTCTTGATCGCCGGTCATGAGACGACGAGTGGGCTGCTGACGTTCGCCCTGTACGAACTTTTGAGGAATCCCGAGTTCCTGGAACGCGCCCGGTCCGAGGTCGACGCGGTGCTGGGCGGCGACGCGCCGAGGGTCGAGCATCTGGCCCGCCTCGGGTATCTCGACCAGGTGTTGAAGGAGACGCTCCGACTGTGGCCGACGGCGCCCGCGTTCGCGGTCCAGCCCGAACAGGGGGACGCCGCCGTCGGCGGGTATCCGGTCCGGAGCGGCGAGACCGTGCTCGTCCTGCTGCCGACCCTCCACCGCGACCCGGCCGTCTGGGGGGCCGATGCTGATCGATTCGACCCGGATCGGATGGCCCCGGAGGCGTTCGACAAGCTTCCTCCCAACGCCTGGAAGCCGTTCGGGACCGGGCAGCGGGCGTGCATCGGCCGGGGGTTCGCGATGCAGGAGGCGACCCTGGTCCTGGCCTCGGTCCTTCAACGGTTCGACCTCGCGCCCGCTGATCCCGACTATCAGTTGCGGATCAAGGAAACGCTGACGCTCAAGCCCGACGGATTTTTCATCCGCGCCCGGCGGCGGGACCGGGCGGTCGCGCGTCGGACGTCCTCGACTCCGGGCGGCCGTTCCGTCGCCGTTGAACCGTCGCCGAGCGGGCCGGCGGGGGGCCGGCCTCTGCGCGTGCTGTTCGGTTCGAACAGCGGGTCGTCGGAAGCGTTCGCCCAGCGGATCGCGACCGACGCCCGCGCTCGCGGCTACGCGGCCTCCCTCGGGCCCCTGGACTCGGCGGCCGGCGGCCTCGGAACCGACGGGCCGGTCGTGATCGTCACCGCCTCATACGAAGGGCAGCCGCCCGAGAATGCGAGGCGGTTCGTCCAATGGTTGGAGGGAGCGCCGGCGGGCGCGTGCACGGGGGTGCGGTACGCGGTGTTCGGGTGCGGGAACCGGGACTGGGCGAGAACCTACCAGGCCGTGCCGAAGAAGATCGACGAGCTGATCGAGCGGGCCGGTGGAACTCGGCTGGTGCCCCGGGGGGAGGCGGACGGTCGCGGCGACTTCTTCGGCGACTTCGACCGCTGGTACGCGTCGTTCTGGGGCCGGCTCGACGGTCGGCCCGGTCCGGCGGTCGACCGGGTCGATCCGAGCCCGGCGCTGGAGTTGGAATTCGTCCCCGGCGTCCGCGACTCGCTGCTCCGGCAGAACCATCTCCAGCTCGGCGTGGTGGTGGAGAATCGGGAGCTGGTCGACCCGTCGACGTCGGCCGGGCGATCGAAGCGGCACGTCGAGATCGCCCTGCCGGAGGGGGCGAGCTACCGGGCGGGGGATTATCTGGCCGTCCTGCCCCGGAACCCGACCGAGAACGTGGACCGGGCCTTGCGGCGGTTCGGCTTGCCGTACGACGCCCAGGTGGTGATCCATCCCGGCGACGGCGTGCAGACGTTCCTGCCCACCGACGCGCCGGTCATGGCCGGCGAGGTTCTTGCGAGCTACGTGGAGCTGGGCCATCCGGCGACCCGCCTCCAGATCGAGCGGCTGGCCGCCGCGACCCCGTGCCCGCCGGAGAAGCGGCAGTTGGAGTCGTGGGCGGCGGACGAGGGGGCTTACGCGGCCGAAGTCCGCGACAAGCGGGTGAGCGTCCTCGATCTCATGGAACGGTTCGCCTCCTGCGACCTGTCCTTCGCCGGGTTTTTGCAAATGTTGCCGCCGCTCAAGCCCCGGCAGTATTCGATCTCGTCCTCCCCGCTCTGGAGCCCCGACCACTGTTCGCTCACGTTCGGAGTGGTGAGCGGACCGGCCTGGTCGGGCCGAGGGGTGCATCACGGAGTGGCATCGACCTACCTGGCCGACGCCCGACCGGGAGCGAAGATCGCCGTCGCCGTCCGCCCGTCGCACCCCGGGTTCCACCTTCCCGATTCTCCGGCCGTCCCGATCCTCATGATCGCCGCCGGAACCGGCGTGGCCCCGTTTCGAGGGTTCGTCCAGGAACTCGCGCTTCGCTCGGCCAGCTCGACGGCCGCGACGCCGGCGGTGCTTTACTTCGGATGCTCGCATCCGGACGTTGATTACCTGTACCGAGACGAGTTCGCCGCGTGGGAGCAAGACGGGGTCGTCCGCTTGCGTCCCGCGTTCTCTCGAGCCCCGGTCGGAGGGGTGAAATACGTGCAGGATCGGCTGTGGGAGGAGCGGCGGGAGGTTATGGACCTGATCGAGAAGGGGGGGAAGGTCTACGTCTGCGGCGACGGCCGGCGGATGGCTCCGGAAGTCCGCGCGACCCTCGGCCGAATCTACCGGGAGCTTGCCGGGGCCGAGGCGGATCGGGCGGAGGAATGGTTGGCCGACCTGGAAGCGACCATCCGCTACGTCGTCGACGTGTTCGCCTGA